Sequence from the Pseudomonas sp. 7SR1 genome:
TCAGGCGCTCGATGCGATCGAGCATGGCGTTGACGATCGCCGCCAGCATGTCCAGTTCGTCGCGGCGGCTCGACAGTGGCAGGCGATGGGTGAGGTCGCCGGCCACGATGGCCTCGGCGCTGGCCTGCAGTTTGCGGATGCGCTGCAGTGGTCGGCGGCGCAGCAGATGCCAACCGGCGAGGCCCGGCAGGATGGTCAGCGACACGCCCCAGAACAATGCCCGCAGGATGATGTGCGTGACGGCGAAGAGCGAACCGTTGTCCCGTGCCAACACCAGCCAGCGTCCGTCCTGGGTCCGGGTCGCCACCGCATCGCAACTGTCCGAGGGCACGCCGGGGGCGTCGGAGTCGACGCAGCCGCCCAGCATGTGGATCTTGCCGTCCAGCGGCAGGTCGGCCGGAATCCGCTGGATCGGCCCGCTCAGGTGCCGCAGTTGCGGATCGAACAGGCCATAGGCATCGACCCCGCGCTCGTCCAGGGTCAGGCTGGCCATGAGCGCGTCCTCCAGCTGGTCGGCATGGATGCGGGCAAACAGGTGCTGGCGCTGCATCAGGGAGTGTTTGGCCAGGCTGTCGAGGTAGCCGAATACTTCGTAATACATCACCCCCATCAACAGAGCGCTCCAGATCACGAACAGCGCGCTGTACAGCGCCAGCAGGCGGCTGCTGGAGGAGCGCCAGCCCTTAGCGGGGTTCAGCAATGACATAGCCGGAACCTCGCACGGTGCGAATCAGGGGTTCCAGGCCCGGCGGGTCGATCTTCTTGCGCAGACGACCAATGTGCACGTCGATCAGGTTGGTGCCGGGGTCGAAGTGATAGCCCCAGACTTCCTCGAAAATCATCATGCGCGAAAGGATCTGTCCGCTGTTGCGCATCAGGAATTCCAGCAACTTGTACTCGGTGGGCAACAGGCTGAGCAGTTGCCCGTTGCGGCTGGCCTCGCGGCTGATCAGGTTCAGTTCCAGGTCGGCGACCCGAAGGGCGGTTTGCGTTTCCTGGGCGCCGTTGTTGCGGCGCAGCAACACTTCGACACGAGCCGCCATCTCGTCGGTAGCGAAGGGCTTGGTCAGGTAGTCGTCGCCGCCGGCCCGGAGACCGCGTACCCGTTCATCCACATCGGACAGGGCGCTGATCATCAGGATCGGCGTCGCCACGCCCATGTTGCGCAGTGTGGTGACGATCACCAGGCCGTCGAGCTCGGGCAGCATGCGGTCGAGGGTAATCAAGTCGTAATCGCCGCTCACCGCGCGTTCCAGACCTTCGCGGCCATTGTCGACCCAGTCGACGCTCAGGCCGTTGCGGGTCAGCTCGGCGACGATCTCACGGGCGGTCACGGCGTCGTCTTCGATGGTCAGGATGCGGTTCATGGGCGGTACCGGGTTGAGAAATTGATGCCATTGCGCGGCATTCTGCCAAAGATTACCTGTCGGCTTTCTGAAAAAAAGTTCATCGAAGCCGCCAGCGATTTCCCTGGCCTGGATCAACACTTGGTCACAAATTATCCCTAACATGCGTTTCGCCCGCACTATCATGTGGCATCGATTGCCCCGCCTTGGCGCGCTCGCGCTGACGCAGGCACCGACGCAACCGGTGATGGTGTGCTGCAAGGAGCCGAGACCTCACTGGTCCTTCAATAAAAGCATCAAGGAAGAGCAGCATCATGCAGTCTCAAGACCTTCTACGCCGAAAATTCGACATCCAGCCCCTGGCCAGGGCCGACATGACGGTGTGCCTGGACGGGCGGATCGTCGACGCCGCCCACGGCGAAACCGTTCTTACCGTCATCCAGTCCCTGGGCCAGCGCCAGGTGGCCCGCAACGATCACCAGCAGATCAGCGGCGCGTATTGCGGCATGGGCGTGTGCCATTGCTGCCTCGTCAAGATCGATGGGCGTCACAAGCGCCGCGCCTGCCAGACCCGGGTGCGTCCCGGCATGCAGATCGAGACCCGGGCCAACCGCATCGCCGAAACGGAGGCGCCATGAGCCTCGATCCGGTGATTGTCGGCGGTGGGCCGGCGGGCATGGCCGCAGCCATCGAGCTGGCGGCCCATGGGGTGCGCAGCACTTTGCTCGAAGAGGCGCCGCGCCTGGGTGGCGTGGTCTATCGTGGGCCGTTGCGCGACGGTGTGAGCCTGGACTACCTGGGTTCCCGCTATAGCCAGGCCCTGAACAGGCTTCACGGTGAGTTTCGCCAGTACGCCGGGCTGATCGACGTTCGGCTCGACAGCCGCGTCGTCGGAGCCGAAGGGTTCCGGGCGCTGATGCTGCTGGATGCCGACGAGCGTTTGCGGGAAGTCGCCTATTCCCATCTGGTATTGGCGGCCGGTTGCCATGAGCGCAGCGTGCCGTTTCCCGGCTGGACGCTTGCCGGGGTGATGATGCTGGGTGGGTTGCAGCTACAGATCAAGAGCGGGGTGGTCAAGCCGCCCAGTCCGGTGGTGATCGCGGGCACCGGCCCGCTGCTGCCCCTGGTGGCCTGCCAGCTGCATGCTTCAGGCGTGGCCGTGGCCGGCGTGTACGAGGCGTGCGCATTGGGCAGGATCGCCAAGGAAAGCCTGGCCTTGCTGAACAAGCCACAGCTGTTTCTCGACGGCCTGAGCATGCTGGGCTATCTCAAGCTGCACGGCATTGCGGTGCGTTATGGCTGGGGCGTGGTGCGGGCCGATGGCGACGGTGAGCTGAGCTGTGTCACCGTCGCGCCTTATTCCAGCGACTGGGAGCCGGACCTGGCCCGTGCCGAACAAGTGCCGGCCCAGACCCTGGCGGTCGGCTACGGCTTCATTCCACGCACCCAGTTGAGCCAGCAGATGGGCCTGGAGCATGGCTTCAGCGACGACGGCTACCTCAGGGCGGTGTCCGATGCCTGGCAGCAAAGCAGCGAGGCCCATATCCACCTGGCTGGCGACATGGGCGGGATCCGTGGCGGTGAAGCGGCCATGCTGAGCGGGCGCATCGCCGCGCTATCGATCCTGATGCAAGGCAATGTGCTCGACCCTCGTACCGCCCTTGAGCGCCGCGAGCGCTACCAGGCGCAACTGGACCGCATCGTGAGCTTCCGCGCCGCCGTGGACCGATACACTCGCCGCGGTGCCGGGCAAATCGCGCTGCCCGCCGCCGATACGGTGATCTGCCGCTGCGAGCACGCCACCCGCGCTGATATCGACCGGGCCCTGGAGCAGGGCGTGCAGGACATGGCCAGCCTGAAAATGCGCACCCGGGTGAGCATGGGCGACTGCCAGGGGCGGATGTGCGTCGGCTATTGCAGCGACCGGCTGCGCGAAGCCACCGGACGTGGGGATGTGGGCTGGTTGCGACCGCGCTTCCCCATCGACCCGGTGCCCTTTTCAGCGTTCCAGAACGTAGGCCAGGAGGGCGTACGGCATGACTGAGTATCAGAGCCTGAAGGATTACGACGTGGTCATCGCCGGTGGCGGTGTGATCGGGGCTTCGTGTGCCTATCAGTTGTCCAAGCGCAAGCATTTGAAGATCGCGCTGATCGATGCCAAGCGCCCGGGCAATGCCACCCGGGCTTCCGCGGGAGGCCTGTGGGCCATCGGCGAGTCCGTGGGGCTGGGGTGCGGGGTGATTTTCTTTCGCATGATGTCGGCCAACCGCAAGCGCCAGGCCCAGGGCGCCGCCGTGGCGGTGGACGCCAGTACGCCGCACATCCTGCCGCAATCGTTCTTCGACTTCGCCTTGCAGTCCAACGCCTTGTATCCGCAATTGCACCGGGAGTTGATGGACAACCACGGCATGGATTTCAAGTTCGAGGAGACCGGGCTCAAATTCGTGATCTATGACGATGAGGACCGCTTGTACGCCGAGCATATCGTCGCCTGCATCCCGCACCTGGCGGACCAGGTCCGCTGGCTCGACCAGGCCGCCCTGCGCGAGGCCGAGCCGAATGTCAGCCACGAGGCCCGGGGAGCGCTGGAGTTCCTGTGCGATCATCAGGTCAGTCCGTTCCGCCTGGCGGACGCCTATACCGAAGGCGCTCGACAGAACGGCGTCGACCTGTTCTTCAACACCAACGTCACCGAGGTCCTGCGCAAGGGCACGCGGGTCACCGGGGTGAAGACCGCCGAGGCGGGCACCTTCAATTGCCGGACCCTGATTAACGCCGCCGGTGCCTGGGCGGCGGACCTGAGTGAGCAGGCCACCGGCGTGCGGATTCCGGTCAAGCCGGTCAAGGGCCAGATCCTGTTGACCGAACGCATGCCGAAGATCCTCAAGGGCTGCCTGACCACCAGCGATTGTTATGTGGCCCAGAAGGACAACGGCGAAATCCTGATTGGCAGCACCACCGAAGACAAAGGCTTTGACGTGACCACCACGTACCCGGAAATCGAGGGGTTGGTCCAGGGTGCAGTGCGGTGCATCCCGCAATTGGCCGACATCAACCTGAAGCGGACCTGGGCCGGCCTGCGCCCTGGATCTCCCGACGAGTTGCCGATCCTGGGGCCGATGCGGGGCGTGGAAGGCTACCTCAATGCCTGCGGGCATTTCCGCACCGGCATCCTGACCTCGGCCATCACCGGGGTATTGCTGGACAAATTGGTGAACGACGAGCCGTTGCCACTGGACATCACGCCGTTCCTGGCGGATCGGTTCGAGGTGGCACCAGCGTTCGTGGAGCCGAAGGAAGTGGAACCGGCCTGAGCAAATCCTGTTTGGGATCTGTGGCGAATACCTATCCCGCCGTCACCCGAAAACAAACTGTGGGAGCGAGCTTGCTCGCGATAGCGTAAGGTCAGTCAGCATCCATGTTGGCTGGTACCCCGCCATCGCGAGCAAGCTCGTTCCCACAGGGATCCGGGGTGAATCAGAATCCTGCGCTCGACCGCCATCGCCGGTTATTCCATCGGCGTGCTGACAAACGCCTCCAACCCTTCGGCATAGGCGGTGAACGCGCTGATCGAAGGAAAGGACTTGCCCTGCACCTGATCCGGTACCACCAGGTTGGTGAAGCTCCAGGCCACTGCCAGGGTGATGCCTGCCTGATCGAGTGAGCCGTCGGTGACCAGGGGCTGTTTCACCAGTTCCTGTTCGAGCATGCCATAGGCCGCCGCCAGTTGGCCTTCAACGCGTTCGACCCAGGGGGCGTGTTGGATTTCTGTCGGCCGCAGGTTGCGTTCGTAGTAGATCTGCACCGACTTCTCGCACGCCGCCAGGGCCAGGCCGATAAGGCGCAGGGTGCGCAGCCGTTGCCCGCTGTCGACCGGCATCAGGCTTTTGCCCGGGGTGGCCAAGACCTCGAGGTGGTCGATGATCAACGTGGAGTCCATCAGCACCGCGCCATCGTCGAGCACCAGGGTCGGCGCCTTGACCACCGGGTTGATGCGCTGGAACTGTTCGAACTGCCTGAACACCGAAATCGATTCATGTTCCAGGGCAATGTCCAGGCATTTGGCGGAAATGGCGACGCGTCGTACGTATGGCGAGTCCAGCATGCCGATCAGTTTCATGGTGCTTCCTTCTGTGGTTGGACGGTCCGGGTTTCTAGTCCTCGAATCCTGCCTGTTCGTGGATTTCATCGACCTTGAGCTCCAGCCGGTAGGCCACGGCAATGAACAATGCCTGGCACAGGCAAAGGGTAGCGCTCAGGGAGCGAAACGCGAACGAGCTGCCTTCGTTTACCAGCAACACCGTATTGGCCCGTTTGGCCAGGGGCGACAGGTTGCTGTCGGTGATGATCAGGGTCTTGGCCTGGTGATGCTGGGCGATGCGCAGGCAATGCTGGGTTTCCTTGCCGTACGGGGTGAAGCTGATGGCGATCACCAGGTCGTTGGCCCGGACGCTGCGCATCTGCTCGCGATAGCTGCCACCGAGCCCGGACACCAGGTGAATGCGCTTGTTGGTGTGTTGCAGGTTGTACACCAGGTAATCGGCTACCGCGAAGGAACGCCGGACGCCCACCACATAGATATTGTCGGCATTGACCACCAGGTCCACGGCCTTGTCGAACGCCTGGTCGTCCAGTTCCAGCCCCAATCGCTCGATGCCCGAGAGTGTGGCGTTGATGCATTCGCGCGCCAGGTCGCCGCCGCAGGCCTTCTGGGATTTGTTGGCGATCATGCTGCGAATGCGCTGCTGGTAGTTCTGTACCGGCGTGGTCTTGTGGGTGTAGGCCTCCCGGAACAGCGCCTGCATTTCACTGAACCCGCTGAAACCGAAGCGTTGGGAAAAACGCACGATGGCCGACGGATGCACTTCGCATTCGCGAGCGATATCACTGATACGGTCGACCATGATGCGGTCGCTTTGCTGGCTCATGTAGCTGGCGATGCGTTTGAGCTGGCGCGGCAGGCTTTCATATTCCTCGGTGATCAGTTGCAACAGGCGTTCGGCATTGATCGGTGGGGTTGCGAGGGCGGACGCGCGCTCGGACGGCTCCGGCAGATCGGGGCGGGTCATAGAAAATCCTTCTGGCTTGTTCTTATAGGGCGGTCCGATAACGTCCCGGCCCTCGACAACAGGTTGGCTGGTCGCAGTCTACAGCGTAGGCGCAAGGAAAATAATGAGCGCGGCAGGCGACGTGACCTGCTGAAACGATGCACTGCGCCTGTCGCGGTTCCGAGCACAGGGTATTGGAAAAAATATTCCACGTAAAAAATTTATAGAATAATTATTGATATTTGCCCGTGGCTCGTTTTAGTCTGCATCCACCAACGCGTTGGCACCGCTCCGGCGGCGAACGCAGGCTGATAAAAATAACAGGAGCCAGCATGGGCCAGACTCGTTTTGCCAGTGGGCGTCAATTGGATGTGATCTGCCTGGGACGCCTGGGTGTCGACCTGTATGCGCAACAAGTCGGGGCGCGGCTGGAAGATGTCACAAGCTTCGCCAAATACCTGGGTGGCTCATCGGCCAACATCGCTTTCGGCACCGCTCGGCTCGGGCTCAGGTCCGCCATGCTGAGCCGGGTAGGGGACGACCACATGGGACGCTTCCTGGTGGAGTCCCTGGCCCGTGAGGGCTGCGATGTCAGCGGCATCAAGGTCGATCCGCAACGCCTGACCGCCCTGGTGCTGCTGGGTATCAAGGACCGGGAAACCTTCCCCCTGGTGTTCTACCGGGAAAACTGCGCCGACATGGCGTTGCGCGCCGAAGACATAAACGAGGCCTTTATCGCCTCCAGCAAGGCCCTGTTGATCACCGGCACTCATTTCTCCACCGACAGCGTCTACAAGGCCAGTATCCAGGCGCTGGACCATGCCCAGAAGCACAACGTCAGGCGGATCCTGGACATCGATTATCGCCCGGTGCTCTGGGGCTTGGCCGGCAAGGCCGATGGCGAGACCCGTTTCGTGGCCGACCAGACCGTCAGCCGGCATGTGCAAGGCATCCTTCCGCGTTTTGACCTGATCGTCGGCACCGAGGAGGAATTCCTGATCGCCGGTGGCAGCACGGATCTGCTGGCCGCGCTGCGCACCGTGCGTTCGCTGACGGCGGCGACCCTGGTGGTCAAGCTCGGCCCGCAGGGTTGCACGGTGATCCACGGCGCCATCCCCGACCGGCTTGAAGACGGTGCGATCTATCCGGGCGTCAAGGTGGAGGTCCTGAATGTCCTGGGGGCCGGCGATGCCTTCATGTCGGGCTTTCTCGCCGGCTGGCTGGAGGAAGCCGACGATGCGCGCTGCTGCCAGTTGGCCAATGCCTGTGGCGGCCTGGTGGTGTCGCGCCATGCCTGTGCCCCGGCGATGCCGACCCGGGCCGAACTCGATTACCTGTTCGACAGCCCGGTGCCCATCACCCGGCCGGACCAGGATGTCGTATTGCAACGGCTTCATCAGGTCAGTGTGCCTCGCAGGGCCTGGAAACAACTGTTCATCTTTGCCTTCGATCACCGTTGGCAACTGGTGGAACTGGCTCAAAAAGGCGACCGGGACCTGAGCAGCATCGGCGCGCTCAAGCAACTGTTCATCCAGGCGGTGGAGCGAGTCGAAGTCGATCTGCGTCGCCAGGGCATCGAGGCGGACGTCGGGTTGCTGGCCGATCAACGTTTCGGCCAGGATTCCCTCAATGCCGCCACCGGACGCGGCTGGTGGGTGGCGCGCCCGGTGGAGGTGCAAGGCTCGCGGCCGCTGGCTTTCGAGCATGGCCGCTCCATCGGCAGCAACCTGATCGCCTGGCCTGGCGAGCAGATCATCAAGTGTCTGGTGCAATTTCATCCCGATGACGAGCCGCTGCTGCGCCTGGAGCAGGAGGCGCAGTTGATGGGGTTGTACAAGGCATCCCAGGTCAGTGGCCATGAACTGCTGCTGGAAGTCATCCCGCCCAAGGATCATCCATCGCCGCATCCGGACGTGCTCTATCGCGCCTTGAAGCGCCTCTACAACCTGGGGATCTTTCCGGCCTGGTGGAAGATCGAAGCCCAGACCGCAGAGCAGTGGAAGCAACTCGATGAGTTGATCCAGCAGCGCGATCCGTACTGCCGTGGTGTGGTGCTGCTGGGCCTCAATGCTCCGGCCTCGGCCCTGGCCGAAGGTTTTCGCCAGGCCAGCCAGAGCACTACCTGCCGGGGTTTTGCCGTGGGGCGCACGATCTTCCAGGAACCGAGCCGAGCCTGGCTGGCGGGGGAGATCGATGACGAAACGCTGATCAGGCAGGTACAGGGCACGTTCGTGGAACTGATCGACGCGTGGCGAGCGGCCCGGGCGTGACCGATGGAACAAGCATCCGTGGCGAGGGGATAACCCCCCTTGCCACAGTAGTGTTGCGTTCACCCATGCATTCAGTTTGAAAACAATAAAAGGTGCAGCCATGCCCGCGATTCGAATTGGCATCAACCCGATTTCCTGGAGCAACGACGACTTGCCCTCGTTGGGCGGCGAGACACCGTTGAGCACCGCGCTGAGCGAGGGCAAGGCCATCGGCTATGAAGGTTTCGAGCTCAACGGCAAGTTTCCCAAGGACGCCAAGGGTGTGGGCGATGTGCTGCGCCCCTATGACCTGGCACTGGTCTCGGGTTGGTATTCCAGTCGTCTGGCCCGACGCTCGGCAGCCGAGGAAATCGACGCCATTGCCAGCCATGTCGAGTTGCTGGCGCAGAATGGCGCCACGGTGCTGGTCTACGGGGAAGTCGCCGACTCCATCCAAGGCCAGCGGATTCCCCTGATCGAGCGGCCGCGCTTTCACACCGACGAGGCCTGGCAGGCCTATGCCGACAAGCTGACCGAACTGGCCCGCTTCACGTTGTCCCAGGGGGTGCGTCTGGCCTATCACCATCACATGGGCGCTTATGTCGAGTCGCCTTCGGACATCGACAAGTTGATGGCTCTGACCGGTAGCGAAGTCGGCCTGCTGTTCGACTCGGGACACTGCTACATGGGCGGCGGCGAACCGCTGCAAGTCTTGCGCAAGCACATCGAGCGGATCTGCCACGTGCATTTCAAGGATGTGCGCAAGCCGGTGGTGCAGCTGGCGCGCAACAACCTGTGGAGCTTTCCCGACTGCATCATCAACGGCACCTTCACCGTGCCGGGGGATGGCGACATCGACTTCGCCGCGTTGCTCGACGTCCTGTTGGCCGCCGACTACCAGGGATGGCTGGTGGTGGAGGCCGAGCAGGATCCCGCCGTGGCGCCGAGCTATGTGTATGCCAAGAAGGGCTACGACACCCTGCGCGCCTTGCTGCAAGAGAGGATCCCGGCATGAGCCTGTTGATCAAGAGTCAAGCCAGCGGCCGGACCGTGGTGGCGTTGCCCCCGGGCGAGCTGGAATACGTCGGCTTCACGGCCTGTCGCCTGAGCCTCGGCGAAACCCTGCCGGTGGCCGCGGCCGACAAGGAGCTGTGCCTGGTGCTGCTCAGCGGGCGTATCGGTCTGAAGGGCGAGGCGCCGGGGCAGGGCGTTTTCGATTGGGACAACCTGGGTGATCGCCAGTCGGTGTTCGAGGACAAGTCGCCCTATGCCGCCTACCTGCCCCCCGGCAGCCAGGCGCTGGTGACCGCCTTGAGCGACGTGCAACTGGCGGTATGTGCCGCCCCGGGTTCGGCCGGAAACGAGTACGGCCCGCGCCTGATCCTGCCCGACAGCATGAAGCGCAGCGTTCGCGGCAAGGGTGCCAACACCCGGTATGTCTGCGACATCCTGCCGGACAGCGAGCCAGCCCATTCGCTGCTGGTGGTGGAGGTGCGCACGCCTTCGGGCCATTCGTCCAGCTACCCGCCCCACAAGCACGACACCGACGACCTGCCGCACCAGAGCTTCCTGGAAGAAACCTATTACCACCAGATCAGTCCGCCCCAGGGCTTCGTGTTCCAACGGGTCTATACCGACGATCGCAGCATCGACCAGGCCATGGCCGTGGAAAACAGCGACCTGGTCGTGGTGCCCAAGGGGTACCACCCGGTCAGCGTGCCCTACGGGTACGAGTCGTACTACCTGAATGTCATGGCCGGCCCGAAGCGGGTCTGGCAGTTCCATAACGACCCGCAGCACAGTTGGCTGCTGGACCTCTGAACGTCCCATCGCCCGTTTTGCACGAATGCCGGAGGAATAACAATGAACAAGCCCCTGCGTTTTGCCTTGAACCGAATGGTTGCGCCACGCCTGTCACTGCCTGAGTTCATCGACCTGGCCCTGGCCTTGAAAACCGATGCCATTGAAATCCGCAACGATCTGCAGGGCGTCGAGATCGAGAACGGCATGGCACCGGCCAGCGTGCGCCAGTTATGCGAGGCGCGGGGCATCAAGGTGCTGTCGATCAATGCCCTTTACCCTTTCGATGTGTGGAACGAAGAGCGCCGTGTCCAGGCCGTGAGGCTGGCCGACTACGCCCGCGAATGTGGTGCCCAGGGGCTGGTGATGTGTCCATTGAACGATCGCGCCGACCCGCGCAGCGAGGCCGAACGTTCGGCGGGGCTGCGTACCGCCCTCGGTGAGCTGGCGCCGATCCTGCGGGCCTTCGGTGTCTACGGCTATATCGAGCCCCTGGGGTTCGAGGAGTGCTCGCTGCGCCTCAAGCGCACGGCGGTGGAAGCGATCGCGGACACCGATACCCAGGATGTGTTTCGCCTGGTGCATGACACCTTTCACCATCATCTGGCGGGGGAGCGGGAGTGCTTTGCCGAGTTGACCGGCCTGGTGCACATCTCCGGCGTCGAAGATGCCCTGGCGCCCCTGGCGACGATCCGGGACGGTCACCGGGTGCTGGTGGGCGAGGGCGATATCCTCGGCAATGCCGCGCAGATCGAAGCGTTGGGGGCCGGCGGGTATGACGGCTACCTGTCCTTCGAACCGTTCGCCGAAAGCGTCCATCAGTTGGCCGACCTGCGCCAGGCGCTGGGAGCGAGCATGAATCACCTGCAGAACTCCCAGGCCTGACTGCCGTGTCGGGAAACTTTTCATGTGGGAGCGGGCTCGCCCGTCCAGGCGTCGGCATCGCATCGATGTCGCTGGCACGGCGCCTGCCCGGGGCAGGCCGGCTTCCACGCTCGATCGAGTTGCGTTTGAAAAAGGTGCAAGCATGTCCACAACACGACTGACCATGGCCCAGGCCCTGGTGAAATTCCTCGATAACCAGTATGTCGAGGTCGACGGCGTCCAGAGCAAGTTCATCGCCGGCGTCTTTACCATATTCGGTCACGGCAACGTGCTGGGCCTGGGCCAGGCGCTGGAGCAGGACAGCGGCGACCTGGTGGTGCACCAGGGGCGTAACGAGCAGGGCATGGCCCACGCCGCCATCGGCTTCGCCAAGCAGCACCTGCGTCGGAAAATCTATGCCTGCACCTCATCGGTCGGCCCCGGCGCGGCGAACATGCTGACCGCTGCCGCCACGGCCACCGCCAACCGTATCCCGTTGCTGCTGTTGCCCGGCGATGTCTATGCCAGCCGCCAGCCGGACCCGGTCCTGCAACAGATCGAGCAGTTCCACGACCTGAGCATCAGCACCAACGATGCGTTCAAGGCCGTGAGCAAATACTGGGACCGGATCAATCGCCCCGAACAATTGATGACCGCCGCGATCCACGCCATGCGCGTGCTCACCGACCCTGCCGAGACCGGCGCGGTGACCCTGGCGCTGCCCCAGGACGTACAAGCCGAGGCCTACGACTACCCTGACTATTTCCTGCAAAAGCGCGTGCATCGGATCGACCGCCGGCCGGCCACCGAGGCGATGCTGGGGGATGCCCTGGCATTGCTCAAGGGCAAGCGCAAGCCGCTGATCATCGCGGGCGGGGGCGTGAAGTATGCCGGCGCCAACGCCGCCCTCCAGGGGTTCGCCGAACGCTTCGAGATCCCCTTCGCCGAGACCCAGGCCGGCAAGAGCGCGGTGGTGTCCAGCCATCGTCTGAACGTGGGCGGTATCGGCGAAACCGGCTGCCTGGCGGCGAACCTGCTGGCCAAGGAAGCGGACCTGATCATCGGTATCGGTACTCGCTACAGCGATTTCACCACCGCCTCGAAATGGCTGTTCCAGCACCCGGAGGTGCAGTTCCTAAATCTCAACATCAGCCCATGCGACGCGTTGAAGCTCGATGGCGTGCAACTGGTGGCCGATGCCCGTTCGGGACTCGAGGCCTTGTCGTGCACCCTGGGCGACTATCGCGCCGAATGGGGCGGGCGCATCGCCGAAGCCAGGGCTCGACTGGATGCCGAGGTGGACCGGGTCTACCAGGCCGACTATCGAACCGAGGATTTCGTCCCGGAAATCAACGACCGCACGGACCCGGCGGTGTTGCGCGAATTCATCGAACTCACCGGCTCCTGCCTGACCCAGAGTCGTGTACTGGGTACCCTCAACGAAACCCTGGACGACGACGCCATCATCGTGGCCGCCGCTGGCAGCCTGCCTGGCGACTTGCAGCGCAGCTGGCGCAGCAAGGGCGTGAACACCTACCACGTCGAGTACGCGTATTCCTGCATGGGGTATGAGGTGAATGCGGCGTTGGGCGTGAAGCTCGCCGAGCCTGGAAAAGAGGTATATGCCCTGGTGGGCGATGGCTCCTACATGATGTTGCATTCGGAGCTGGCGACCTCGATCCAGGAACGGCGCAAGATCAATGTGGTGCTGCTGGACAACATGACCTTCGGCTGCATCAACAACCTGCAGATGGAACATGGCATGGACAGCTTCGGCACTGAATTCCGCTTCCGCAACCCGGACACCGGCAAGCTCGACGGCGGCTTCGTACCGGTGGATTTCGCCATGAGCGCGGCGGCCTATGGCTGCAAGACCTACAGGGTCAAGACCCTCGAGGAACTGCACGCGGCCCTGGCCGATGCGCGACGGCAGACCGTCTCGACCCTGATCGACATCAAGGTCCTGCCCAAGACCATGATCCACAAGTACTTGTCATGGTGGCGTGTCGGCGTGGCGCAGGTCTCCACCAGCACCCGTACCGATGAGGTCGCCCGCACCCTCAATGAACGACTGGCCCAGGCCCGTCAGTACTGATTGCCCCACCCAAACAACACAAGGAGTTGCAAATGTCTTTGAAGCTGGGCGTCATCGGCACCGGGGCCATCGGCCAGGATCATATCCGTCGTTGCAGCCAGACCTTGCTCAACAGCCAGGTGGTGGCGGTGACTGACATCAACCTCTCCCAAGCGGCAAAGGTCGTGGCCGACCTGAACCTCGCCGCCGA
This genomic interval carries:
- a CDS encoding sensor histidine kinase produces the protein MSLLNPAKGWRSSSSRLLALYSALFVIWSALLMGVMYYEVFGYLDSLAKHSLMQRQHLFARIHADQLEDALMASLTLDERGVDAYGLFDPQLRHLSGPIQRIPADLPLDGKIHMLGGCVDSDAPGVPSDSCDAVATRTQDGRWLVLARDNGSLFAVTHIILRALFWGVSLTILPGLAGWHLLRRRPLQRIRKLQASAEAIVAGDLTHRLPLSSRRDELDMLAAIVNAMLDRIERLMNEVKGVCDNIAHDLRTPLTRLRAQLYRIQQEAAEGSPEALQMDQVIAETDTLMARFRGLLRISELEDQQRRSGFVRLDPLQLLQELHDFYLPLAEERELTFRLDVPETLPLLNGDRALLFEAVSNLLSNSIKFTPPGGEVVLRGVDQGDSTRIEVLDSGPGIPEAERKAVFRRFYRAEGSSQHGGFGLGLSIVAAIVNLHGFTLEVDSSEQGGARLALDCRATLL
- a CDS encoding response regulator transcription factor codes for the protein MNRILTIEDDAVTAREIVAELTRNGLSVDWVDNGREGLERAVSGDYDLITLDRMLPELDGLVIVTTLRNMGVATPILMISALSDVDERVRGLRAGGDDYLTKPFATDEMAARVEVLLRRNNGAQETQTALRVADLELNLISREASRNGQLLSLLPTEYKLLEFLMRNSGQILSRMMIFEEVWGYHFDPGTNLIDVHIGRLRKKIDPPGLEPLIRTVRGSGYVIAEPR
- the hcnA gene encoding cyanide-forming glycine dehydrogenase subunit HcnA, with translation MQSQDLLRRKFDIQPLARADMTVCLDGRIVDAAHGETVLTVIQSLGQRQVARNDHQQISGAYCGMGVCHCCLVKIDGRHKRRACQTRVRPGMQIETRANRIAETEAP
- the hcnB gene encoding cyanide-forming glycine dehydrogenase subunit HcnB; the encoded protein is MSLDPVIVGGGPAGMAAAIELAAHGVRSTLLEEAPRLGGVVYRGPLRDGVSLDYLGSRYSQALNRLHGEFRQYAGLIDVRLDSRVVGAEGFRALMLLDADERLREVAYSHLVLAAGCHERSVPFPGWTLAGVMMLGGLQLQIKSGVVKPPSPVVIAGTGPLLPLVACQLHASGVAVAGVYEACALGRIAKESLALLNKPQLFLDGLSMLGYLKLHGIAVRYGWGVVRADGDGELSCVTVAPYSSDWEPDLARAEQVPAQTLAVGYGFIPRTQLSQQMGLEHGFSDDGYLRAVSDAWQQSSEAHIHLAGDMGGIRGGEAAMLSGRIAALSILMQGNVLDPRTALERRERYQAQLDRIVSFRAAVDRYTRRGAGQIALPAADTVICRCEHATRADIDRALEQGVQDMASLKMRTRVSMGDCQGRMCVGYCSDRLREATGRGDVGWLRPRFPIDPVPFSAFQNVGQEGVRHD
- the hcnC gene encoding cyanide-forming glycine dehydrogenase subunit HcnC, which codes for MTEYQSLKDYDVVIAGGGVIGASCAYQLSKRKHLKIALIDAKRPGNATRASAGGLWAIGESVGLGCGVIFFRMMSANRKRQAQGAAVAVDASTPHILPQSFFDFALQSNALYPQLHRELMDNHGMDFKFEETGLKFVIYDDEDRLYAEHIVACIPHLADQVRWLDQAALREAEPNVSHEARGALEFLCDHQVSPFRLADAYTEGARQNGVDLFFNTNVTEVLRKGTRVTGVKTAEAGTFNCRTLINAAGAWAADLSEQATGVRIPVKPVKGQILLTERMPKILKGCLTTSDCYVAQKDNGEILIGSTTEDKGFDVTTTYPEIEGLVQGAVRCIPQLADINLKRTWAGLRPGSPDELPILGPMRGVEGYLNACGHFRTGILTSAITGVLLDKLVNDEPLPLDITPFLADRFEVAPAFVEPKEVEPA
- a CDS encoding MurR/RpiR family transcriptional regulator — protein: MTRPDLPEPSERASALATPPINAERLLQLITEEYESLPRQLKRIASYMSQQSDRIMVDRISDIARECEVHPSAIVRFSQRFGFSGFSEMQALFREAYTHKTTPVQNYQQRIRSMIANKSQKACGGDLARECINATLSGIERLGLELDDQAFDKAVDLVVNADNIYVVGVRRSFAVADYLVYNLQHTNKRIHLVSGLGGSYREQMRSVRANDLVIAISFTPYGKETQHCLRIAQHHQAKTLIITDSNLSPLAKRANTVLLVNEGSSFAFRSLSATLCLCQALFIAVAYRLELKVDEIHEQAGFED